From a region of the Helianthus annuus cultivar XRQ/B chromosome 5, HanXRQr2.0-SUNRISE, whole genome shotgun sequence genome:
- the LOC110939716 gene encoding cysteine-rich repeat secretory protein 38, giving the protein MFWAMLFIMSGCCHVDGVTYLDSECSQAQNSTGNSVYRSNLKSLLNSLATNAPLQDGFFNTSAGNGTDRVYGLAWCRADASPDTCSKCLNGLMSAPLSDCPDMKDLVTWSSTCSLRFSNESFFGELWNSSSSTYGGNSGLDDPAVFTRGFSMMETLVRNVSSQPLMFATAVIDVGDNGERYGLGQCSRDLSKLDCENCLEELLTSYHDFVLNRTGWEMVGVSCGMWYDDFRFYDNNSSRPNPTPNTSGGETWHKKGDMLLAFVIILVLYWIP; this is encoded by the exons ATGTTTTGGGCAATGTTGTTTATAATGTCGGGGTGTTGTCATGTAGATGGTGTTACTTATTTGGACTCAGAATGTTCACAAGCTCAGAACTCAACTGGGAATTCGGTCTATCGATCAAACCTCAAATCTCTTTTGAATTCGTTGGCTACGAACGCTCCTCTTCAAGATGGTTTTTTCAATACTAGTGCCGGGAATGGTACAGACCGGGTGTACGGTCTAGCGTGGTGTCGAGCAGATGCTTCTCCGGACACATGCTCCAAGTGTCTGAACGGTCTTATGAGCGCACCTCTAAGTGATTGTCCCGATATGAAAGACTTGGTGACATGGTCTAGTACGTGCAGTTTAAGGTTCTCAAATGAGAGTTTCTTTGGCGAACTTTGGAACAGCTCATCTTCAACTTATGGCGGCAACAGTGGACTTGATGACCCTGCTGTGTTTACAAGAGGGTTCTCGATGATGGAAACGCTAGTAAGAAATGTTTCTAGTCAACCATTGATGTTCGCTACTGCTGTTATCGATGTTGGAGATAACGGAGAGAGATATGGGTTGGGCCAGTGTAGTCGGGATCTGAGCAAGTTGGATTGTGAAAATTGTTTGGAGGAGCTTCTAACAAGTTATCATGATTTCGTGTTGAATCGAACCGGGTGGGAGATGGTGGGAGTGAGTTGTGGTATGTGGTATGATGATTTTCGGTTTTATGACAATAATTCATCAAGGCCGAATCCGACCCCAAACACTTCAG GAGGAGAAACATGGCATAAAAAAGGAGACATGCTCTTGGCTTTTGTAATAATTCTTGTGTTATATTGGATTCCATGA
- the LOC110942499 gene encoding uncharacterized protein LOC110942499: MNILSLNIRGLSGGVKANWVKELRMSNKIGDVALQKSKSDSVSKAELVGFWGNNNFEFAYVASAGLSGGLIWMWDPCIFKVEDIIQNRSFLIIRGVLVGNGALMNLMNVYAPQSFVAKRQLWEVVSAQIGSLEGKWVLAGDFNAVRSQEERKRSKFKAVCAENFNKFIFDNGLLEFPMQGRNFTCIRDNGRKLSKLDRFLVCSEFFNGWPQTCVRVLPGRHSDHCPIILEVVILKFGPRPFRVFSSWIGQPGFEEAVVDASESFEVFDPLDASLTSKFAHIRARLVVWRDEFLAKEKEKVNLAMEELELLELEMETRDLTEDEEWIMAENRKIVKDVEYRKKSDLKQRSRMRWAVDSDENSKFFHAMINNRKVSNSIHGLNIEGTWCSKPALIKKQILSFFRDKFRENSPYRPELDCSNIKKISDLDRDVLVEPFLEQEIKEAVFECGDEKAPGPDGMNFRFIKHF; the protein is encoded by the coding sequence ATGAATATTTTATCCTTAAACATCAGAGGGTTAAGTGGGGGTGTCAAAGCGAATTGGGTGAAAGAGTTAAGGATGTCAAACAAAATTGGGGATGTTGCCCTTCAGAAATCTAAATCGGATTCGGTGTCTAAGGCAGAATTGGTGGGATTCTGGGGGAATAATAATTTTGAATTCGCTTATGTGGCTTCAGCGGGCTTATCAGGTGGGCTGATTTGGATGTGGGATCCTTGTATTTTCAAAGTAGAAGATATTATTCAGAATAGGAGTTTCCTTATTATTAGAGGAGTTCTTGTCGGCAATGGGGCGTTAATGAATCTTATGAATGTGTATGCTCCTCAAAGTTTCGTGGCTAAACGCCAGCTTTGGGAAGTCGTTTCTGCTCAGATTGGGTCGTTAGAAGGTAAATGGGTGTTAGCGGGCGATTTCAATGCTGTCCGTTCTCAGGAGGAAAGGAAACGATCGAAGTTCAAAGCAGTTTGTGCAGAGAACTTTAACAAATTTATCTTCGATAATGGGTTGTTAGAATTTCCTATGCAGGGGCGGAACTTCACTTGCATTAGAGACAACGGAAGGAAACTTAGTAAATTGGATCGTTTCTTGGTTTGTTCAGAATTTTTCAATGGGTGGCCTCAAACGTGTGTGCGTGTGCTTCCTGGTAGACACTCAGACCACTGTCCTATTATTTTGGAAGTCGTTATCCTCAAGTTTGGTCCTCGTCCGTTTCGGGTGTTTAGTTCATGGATCGGCCAGCCTGGTTTTGAAGAGGCTGTCGTCGATGCTTCGGAGAGCTTTGAAGTCTTTGACCCTCTGGATGCTAGTCTTACTTCCAAATTCGCTCATATTAGAGCCCGGCTTGTGGTGTGGAGGGATGAGTTCTTGGCCAAAGAAAAAGAGAAAGTGAATCTGGCTATGGAGGAATTAGAATTACTGGAATTAGAAATGGAAACAAGGGATCTCACGGAAGACGAGGAGTGGATAATGGCAGAGAACAGAAAAATTGTGAAGGATGTGGAATATAGGAAAAAATCGGACCTAAAACAAAGATCTCGGATGAGATGGGCTGTTGACAGTGACGAGAACTCCAAATTTTTTCATGCCATGATTAACAACAGGAAAGTGTCAAATTCGATCCATGGGCTCAATATAGAAGGAACTTGGTGTTCTAAACCGGCTTTGATCAAGAAGCAAATTCTCTCTTTTTTTCGTGATAAATTTAGAGAGAACTCTCCTTATCGACCGGAGTTGGATTGTTCTAACATCAAGAAGATTTCGGATTTGGATCGTGATGTTCTGGTTGAACCGTTTTTGGAGCAGGAAATCAAAGAAGCGGTTTTTGAATGTGGAGATGAGAAAGCCCCGGGTCCGGACGGGATGAATTTCAGATTCATAAAGCATTTCTAG